One segment of Takifugu rubripes chromosome 5, fTakRub1.2, whole genome shotgun sequence DNA contains the following:
- the srcin1a gene encoding SRC kinase signaling inhibitor 1 isoform X13 gives MSEADVPVGFNRMNRLRQSLPLSRSASQNKLRSPDEYSGVLFLQYGDETRRVHITHELSSLDTLHALIVHMFPQKLTAGMLKSPNTAILIKDEARNVFYELEDVRDIQDRSVIKIYRKEPIYASYPAAAHLANGDLRREMVYSSRDSSPTRRLNTLPSSSGSASSGSPSRSRLSYSGGRPPSFASPHSQLEQPRHPHHPSAGHGVDAALSPSPSAILERRDVKPDEEVSAKNLALMKNEGLYADPYSLMHEGRLSIASTQSLATIGDPFNFPVSTGLYRRGSVRSLSTYSAAALQGDLEDSLYKPGSSLYSDTYSSATLGMGFRMPPSSPQKITDMHMRDRDSYSSSPSRASPVRQTFRKDSTSSSVFVESPKSRPSSGSEPLCLTAGPGEGGRTTSVFGSSMSAQDSDSSRDHRLERMEAMEKQIASLTGLVQSVLTRAPDSDSTCGLLRLCMMAGCPPDQGTEFSRPLPFSSSEKTETNSDGSATAAGRLKQKAHTPSAPLALMPPPPSNAAHVNSINHLQMQLHLSGLKKNATDLRKQLTQLRKTQLDNQDSVRSLLKRTEAELNVRVTDALRKQEDPLQRQRLLVEEERLKYLNEEELIIQQLHDLEKSVEEIQKESSVNHKLLSVQELEEKTNVLRKLGETLTELKNQFPGLQSKMRVVLRVEVEAVKFLKEEPHRLDALLKRCKTISDTLNTMRKQANEGIWKKQEDFSNPLSKHNDDLRKLSDFDIPTSPPLAINDLGGSNSLSNWSPHSSLSRGHRVQSGQHKDNHPAVPHKGKALEELERRTAADKALSVEVRLAAERDWEEKRASLTQYSAQDINRLLEETQAELMKAIPDLDFAAKQIKPSTNAPSTQPPQSGTGTPEHRVSKPQHKLPGGKEGGSRRSSDELTVPRYRTEKPSKSPPPPPPRRSFPSSPGLTSRSGEPLIPGKSIKKTESEETEGQKPHIKLRRAVSESPRPASTPPTLASEDREEREVEKKAADLERKASGDIRRVTYKRLDSLEETICELERTLIEISVPPPAGQRHTDPPSKGSPVHMSHGQTSGTRKPPVPPKPSSLDPASTQGGNILSVGKVLHSSAASKLKHLQQNNTDKMKSGKKEDFQSIQGQQQALRTSSSGSIEPFKTGYFSGRVPRTAAALAPGLRKYPHGGVVSLTTSSSQAKALLASLSASGLTTEALLLSSTLRYHRLLREQRASSVPLPSSQSSSPTPPASSSSSSCSSSPTTLTPSLSPSSPSPLNSLTYSSAFVNGSACSIDSSILSNGKDEAGNKDLTRGNVE, from the exons ATGTCAGAAGCTGACGTTCCTGTTGGTTTCAATCGGATGAACCGATTGCGCCAGAGCCTACCTCTGTCCCGCTCTGCCAGCCAGAATAAGCTCCGATCTCCAG ATGAATATTCAG GTGTGCTGTTCCTGCAGTACGGAGACGAGACACGCCGCGTGCACATCACTCACGAGTTAAGCAGCTTGGACACGCTGCACGCTCTCATCGTGCACATGTTTCCTCAGAAGTTGACAGCCGGTATGCTAAAGTCGCCAAACACGGCCATCTTGATCAAGGATGAGGCCCGCAACGTCTTCTACGAGCTTGAGGATGTCCGAGATATCCAGGACCGCAGCGTCATCAAGATTTATCGCAAGGAGCCCATCTATGCTTCTTACCCTGCTGCGGCGCACCTGGCCAACGGAGACCTGAGG AGGGAGATGGTGTACTCTTCACGCGACTCCTCCCCTACTCGCCGTCTCAACACCCTGCCCTCCTCTTCGGGCAGCGCATCCTCTGGCTCTCCATCCCGCTCGCGCCTCTCCTACAGTGGGGGCCGTCCACCGTCCTTTGCCAGCCCCCACTCTCAGCTCGAACAACCGCGACATCCGCACCATCCCTCCGCTGGGCACGGCGTCGATGCCGCCCTCTCACCATCACCCAGTGCTATTCTGGAGCGCCGGGACGTCAAGCCTGACGAGGAGGTGTCTGCAAAAAACTTGGCACTAATGAAGAATGAGGGACTGTATGCAGATCCCTACAGCTTGATGCACGAGGGCCGGCTCAGCATCGCCTCCACTCAGTCGTTAGCCACCATTGGAGACCCTTTTAACTTCCCTGTGTCCACTGGTCTGTACAGGCGGGGCTCTGTGCGTTCTCTCAGCACCTactcagcagctgctctccagGGAGACCTGGAGGACTCCCTGTACAAGCCTGGAAGTTCTCTCTATTCTGACACCTACTCTTCAGCCACACTTGGAATGGGTTTTCGAATGCCTCCCTCATCCCCGCAGAAAATCACCGACATGCATATGAGGGATAGAGACTCCTATTCCAGTTCACCAAGCCGAGCCTCTCCTGTCAGGCAAACCTTCCGCAAGGACTCGACTTCCTCATCTGTATTTGTAGAGAGCCCAAAGTCAAGGCCCAGCTCAGGTTCAGAGCCCCTGTGTCTGACCGCTGGCCCTGGGGAGGGTGGCAGGACCACATCTGTCTTTGGCTCTTCAATGTCTGCACAAGACTCGGATAGCAGCAG GGACCATCGCCTGGAGCGTATGGAGGCAATGGAGAAACAAATAGCTAGCCTTACTGGTTTGGTCCAAAGCGTGTTGACCAGAGCACCAGACAGTGACAGCAC ATGCGGCCTGCTGCGTCTCTGCATGATGGCGGGCTGCCCTCCAGACCAAGGGACGGAGTTCTCACGGCCATTACCTTTCTCTTCCAGCGAGAAGACCGAAACCAATAGCGACGGCTCTGCCACTGCAG CTGGACGGCTAAAGCAGAAAG CTCACACGCCGTCGGCGCCCCTCGCTCTGATGCCGCCGCCACCTTCCAATGCAGCCCATGTGAACAGCATCAACCACCTGCAGATGCAGCTTCACCTCAGCGGTCTAAAGAAAAACGCCACCGACCTGCGCAAGCAGCTCACACAGCTTCGGAAAACACAG CTGGATAACCAGGATTCAGTGCGATCCCTGTTGAAGCGGACAGAAGCGGAGCTGAACGTTCGTGTCACTGATGCCCTGAGGAAGCAAGAAGACCCTCTGCAACGACAGCGTttgttggtggaggaggagagactcAAGTACCTCAACGAGGAGGAGCTCatcatccagcagctcca TGATTTGGAGAAATCAGTGGAAGAAATCCAGAAAGAGTCATCTGTCAACCACAAGCTGTTGTCAgtacaggagctggaggagaaaaccaATGTTCTTAGAAAGCTGGGAGAGACACTGACAGAGCTGAAGA ATCAGTTCCCAGGCCTGCAGAGCAAAATGCGGGTGGTGCTCAGGGTTGAAGTGGAGGCTGTCAAGTTCCTGAAAGAAGAGCCGCACAGGCTGGATGCCTTATTAAAGCGCTGCAAGACCATAAGCGACACCCTCAACACCATGCGCAA ACAAGCAAATGAAGGTATTTGGAAGAAGCAGGAGGACTTTTCTAATCCTTTGTCAAAGCACAATGATGACTTAAGAAAGCTTTCAGACTTTGACATCCCCACCAGCCCACCGCTCGCCATCAATGACCTTGGGGGAAGCAACAGTCTGTCCAACTGGAGCCCCCACTCCAGCCTCAGCCGTGGCCACAGGGTCCAATCTGGCCAACACAAAGACAATCACCCCGCTGTTCCCCACAAGGGAAaagccctggaggagctggaacgCCGCACAGCTGCCGACAAAGCTCTGTCGGTGGAGGTCCGACTG GCAGCAGAGCGCGATTGGGAGGAGAAGCGTGCCAGTCTGACACAGTACAGTGCCCAGGACATCAACcggctgctggaggaaacccagGCAGAGTTAATGAAAGCTATTCCGGACCTAGACTTTGCTGCTAAGCAGATCAAGCCCTCCACCAACGCTCCATCGACACAGCCGCCCCAGAGTGGGACAGGAACCCCGGAGCATCGTGTCAGCAAGCCTCAGCACAAGCTTCCTGGAGGCAAAGAGGGAGGATCCAGGCGCAGTTCTG ATGAGCTCACAGTTCCAAGATATCGCACAGAGAAGCCCTCTAagtcccccccacctccaccgccAAGACGCAGTTTCCCCTCATCGCCCGGCCTAACCTCTCGCAGCGGCGAGCCGCTTATTCCTGGAAAGAGCATCAAG AAGACAGAATCGGAAGAAACAGAAGGTCAGAAACCTCATATCAAACTGAGGAGGGCTGTGTCCGAAAGCCCCCGTCCTGCCTCGACGCCCCCCACTCTCGCCTCTGAAGACAGGGAGGAAAGAGAAGTAGAGAAAAAAGCAGCTGATTTAGAG AGAAAAGCGAGTGGAGATATTCGGCGCGTCACCTACAAGAGGTTGGACAGCTTGGAGGAGACCATTTGCGAGCTGGAGAGAACCTTGATTGAGATCAGTGTTCCTCCACCTGCAGGGCAGCGCCACACAGACCCGCCTTCCAAAGGCAGTCCTGTCCACATGTCACATGGTCAGACCTCTGGGACAAGGAAGCCACCAGTCCCACCGAAGCCGTCTTCTTTGGACCCGGCATCCACCCAG gGAGGAAATATTTTGAGCGTGGGCAAGGTGCTCCACTCATCAGCTGCCTCCAAACTGAAGCACCTACAGCAGAACAACACCGACAAAATGAAAAGTGGGAAGAAGGAGGATTTTCAGAGCATCCAGGGCCAACAACAG GCCTTAAGGACCAGCTCCAGCGGCAGCATTGAGCCATTCAAAACAGGATATTTTTCAGGCCGAGTGCCCCGCACTGCAGCGGCGCTTGCACCGGGCCTGAGGAAATATCCCCATGGGGGGGTCGTCTCCCTCACAACTTCCTCCAGCCAAGCGAAAGCCCTCCTAGCAAGCCTGTCCGCGTCCGGCCTGACTACAGAGgccctgctgctctcctccaccctccGCTATCACCGACTTCTGCGTGAGCAGCGAGCCTCCTCGGTGCCCCTGCCCAGCAGCCAGTCCTCCTCCCCTACTccccctgcctcctcctcctcctcgtcctgctcctcttcacccacaaccctgactccttctctgtctccctcctctcccagtCCACTGAATTCCCTTACCTACTCTTCTGCTTTCGTCAACGGCAGTGCTTGTAGCATTGACAGCTCCATCCTGAGCAACGGCAAAGATGAGGCGGGGAATAAGGACCTCACCCGTGGCAACGTTGAGTGA